The Henckelia pumila isolate YLH828 unplaced genomic scaffold, ASM3356847v2 CTG_461:::fragment_3, whole genome shotgun sequence genome window below encodes:
- the LOC140872234 gene encoding uncharacterized protein, whose protein sequence is MENTASIPGSRHSNLKRSFQRVLRSLLTACSEEEFRKAFPSFAAAEQERLHRLFVQVIASLHENVEEEFESILLETQVGNVLDNVEELVDEHNLDPLIYTKSNVAETVQSLSEGKKNEVQYLMGMLKKAEEQKCNISARLELLKKEKQDISGAANLVNELRTAVLNYSKAPHHRLVKK, encoded by the exons ATGGAGAACACCGCATCGATCCCTGGATCTAGGCATTCGAATTTGAAGAGATCTTTTCAACGCGTCCTCCGCTCCTTGTTGACTGCCTGCTCCGAAGAG GAATTTCGTAAAGCTTTTCCGAGTTTTGCTGCAGCTGAGCAAGAGCGCCTCCACCGCCTTTTCGTCCAG GTTATCGCATCTTTGCATGAAAATGTTGAG GAAGAATTTGAGTCAATATTGCTTGAGACACAG GTGGGAAATGTTCTTGACAATGTAGAGGAACTAGTGGATGAGCATAATCTTGATCCTCTGATTTATACGAA GAGTAATGTAGCAGAAACTGTACAAAGCTTATCAGAAGGAAAGAAGAACGAAGTGCAATATTTGATGGGCATGTTGAAAAAG GCTGAGGAGCAGAAGTGCAATATCAGTGCCCGTCTTGAACTTCTAAAGAAAGAAAAGCAAGATATCTCTGGTGCTGCAAATCTTGTAAATGAG TTGAGGACGGCAGTATTAAACTACAGCAAGGCCCCACATCATAGGCTTGTGAAGAAGTAA